A portion of the Psilocybe cubensis strain MGC-MH-2018 chromosome 10, whole genome shotgun sequence genome contains these proteins:
- a CDS encoding Glycolipid 2-alpha-mannosyltransferase 2, with the protein MRLLASSPVRIAASVMGLVILLHFLATFTHDGYARATSLQRFTQSSSETSKSVQNPSIPPSHDIEPLPGSEAYPSSSYTRVNATFVILCRNDQLWDTMRSVREIEDKFNHKYHYPYVFLNEVPFTEEFKYRLKTMASGKAEFGLIPRDHWFQPDWIDEAKASKSREKMQSENIIYGGSLSYRNMCRFNSGFFFRHPLMEKYKWYWRIEPDVHFHCNILFDPFRYMEENNKIYAFTISMIEYEATIPTLWGHVKDFVKKYPQYVAKNNAMGFISDDGSGDRYNLCHFWSNFEIANMEFWRGEAYMKFFEYLDSQGGFYYERWGDAPVHSIAASIFAPREQIHFFDEIGYEHAPYTHCPKEGDNWEKGKCTCRPDNNFDFDGISCLNKFQNFMKS; encoded by the exons ATGAGACTGCTCGCGAGCTCGCCGGTACGGATCGCAGCCAGTGTAATGGGCCTCGTG ATTCTGCTGCACTTTCTAGCCACGTTCACGCATGACGGCTACGCGCGCGCCACCTCCCTTCAGCGGTTCACCCAATCATCATCAGAGACCTCAAAGTCTGTTCAAAATCCCTCAATCCCTCCTTCACATGACATCGAGCCCCTTCCTGGCTCCGAAGCCTATCCATCATCTTCATACACGCGTGTAAACGCTACGTTCGTCATACTTTGCCGCAATGACCAACTCTGGGACACTATGCGATCTGTGCGAGAGATCGAGGACAAGTTCAACCACAAATATCACTATCCATATGTATTCCTCAACGAGGTGCCGTTCACTGAGGAGTTCAAATA CCGGTTGAAGACGATGGCATCTGGGAAAGCCGAGTTTGGGCTCATACCGCGGGACCACTGGTTCCAGCCTGACTGGATAGACGAAGCTAAAGCGTCAAAGTCAAGAGAGAAAATGCAGTCCGAGAACATCATCTACGGAG GCAGCCTCTCGTATCGTAACATGTGTCGCTTCAACTCCGGT TTCTTCTTCCGGCATCCATTGATGGAGAAGTACAAGTGGTATTGGCGCATCGA ACCCGACGTTCACTTCCACTGCAACATTCTCTTCGACCCGTTCCGATACATGGAGGAAAACAATAAGATATACG CATTCACGATCTCGATGATCGAGTATGAGGCGACTATACCCACGCTCTGGGGCCATGTCAAAG ATTTCGTCAAGAAATACCCACAATACGTTGCAAAGAACAATGCGATGGGATTCATCTCCGATGATGGGAGCGGTGACCGATATAACCTTTGCCACT TCTGGAGCAACTTTGAGATTGCAAACATGGAGTTCTGGCGCGGTGAAGCTTACATGAAATTTTTCGAGTACCTTGACTCACAGGGCGGGTTCTACTACGAG AGATGGGGTGACGCACCTGTACATTCTATCGCTGCCTCAATCTTCGCACCGCGCGAGCAGATTCACTTTTTTGACGAGATTGGGTACGAGCACGCGCCGTACACGCATTGTCCAAAGGAAGGGGACAATTGGGAAAAGGGCAAGTGTACGTGTCGGCCGGACAACAACTTTG ATTTTGACGGTATATCGTGCCTCAACAAGTTCCAAAATTTCATGAAATCATGA
- a CDS encoding Transcription factor tau subunit sfc4 encodes MHRLSTSIACWEDEADLTEDSENDDETSEESSEDSGSDEEVPTVAEVRAEQEIEGDFDRLVQNIRLRDGSASSGTSLLSKDWDFDLAERDQEFKDDLREASGIGRKRKKKGRSSGPVLSQQVKALIGEGNQAYVDNNIPEAIRIMQEVIRIEPRAASAWSVLAQCYEDMKEDQKALQLRIMAAHLSHDAEEWDRLARQSREHGYKQQALYCYRKVYSLDPTNVHALWDRASLAKEMGDLRTARNAFLGILKRVPHDLSVLRELHTILVELSDFPTCASLLQDAMDFYMQTCPSGYTDGISGGCFSNMDLLLLADLYNVMGEHGRAVETIRRGTRWLQGRSDQKYWDLCEDDREYDTEEWPPRVVPDEGNAVPAGHHDLDPNARHRLAVARIKMGDIEEGKLHANCVLSEDVLDYSVLFAEIADAYFERGMFAEAKPIYELLGGNLATTSIYILLQTAACMRNVDELRDAAEVYEQVRLADPTNNDAKMKLAEIYEIMNEPRKALDLVYEVIDSRKKKGKSTASNQPEDPTNASGTSLFAEDKVTSKTKGTSNRAARLTHAQLKELEMQKEKEVVRGYQRMRAIWAAMLADDPDAEREWMMEAEKLVDMFRETRNLFLTSRNNPFRGMFPRSRARKQQVATEADEERMASRLQLDLERDSLARKSAKSGEKVVGVNIFRGISFDDWLRIFMQYCFILTRRGQYDTAEEILRHIMVSNAYQAKERQDSIRLALITCAIAGERHDIVVEQARKLITHHQFNNEPLRILMSSLASGLRSTDAFITSTLQKHLFREMKLSDTAAKNPEILKWNPLNKRYAPTGQNKSAEPEDDDQEDDAPSVDDVSVLNDRSGLPEIPTKENPVIVAIYGQICVAAKSYQSAIFYLLLAYDYCPDDPMICLCLAIASIGRAMQRQSDNRHHLVIQAMAFLSKYRKLRGTHDAGVREVEFNFARTFHQLGLYSHAVKHYERVLEMAERHGDDLFARESAYNLSLIFVFTGATPLADALYRRWLSV; translated from the exons ATGCATCGTCTTAGCACTTCGATTGCTT GCTGGGAAGATGAAGCAGATCTCACCGAGGACTCTGAAAATGACGACGAGACCAGCGAAGAGTCGTCCGAAGATTCAGGATCTGACGAGGAAGTACCTACAGTAGCGGAAGTTCGAGCGGAGCAAGAGATTGAGGGTGACTTTGA CCGCCTCGTTCAAAACATTCGCCTTCGGGATGGATCCGCGTCGTCTGGTACTAGCCTATTGTCAAAAGACTGGGATTTTGACTTGGCAGAACGAGATCAAGAGTTCAAGGATGATCTACGGGAGGCCTCGGGAATAGGAAGAAAGCGAAAGAAG AAGGGACGCTCTTCGGGTCCTGTTTTGTCTCAGCAAGTGAAGGCTCTCATCGGCGAAGGTAATCAGGCCTATGTGGACAACAACATTCCCGAGGCTATTCGTATCATGCAAGAGGTTATAAGAATTGAGCCTCGAGCAGCTTCCGCGTGGTCAGTACTAGCACAATGTTATGAAGATATGAAGGAGGATCAAAAGGCACTGCAACTTCGAATCATGGCTGCCCATCTGAGCCATGATGCCGAAGAATGGGATCGCCTAGCGCGTCAATCACG AGAACACGGATACAAACAACAAGCACTGTATTGCTATCGCAAAGTTTACAGCTTAGACCCGACGAATGTCCACGCACTCTGGGATCGAGCATCATTGGCGAAGGAAATGGGCGATTTGCGGACGGCACGCAACGCGTTCCTGGGCATCCTAAAGCGCGTTCCGCACGATCTCAGTGTACTTCGTGAACTTCATACCATTCTCGTTGAACTCTCCGATTTTCCCACTTGTGCATCTCTCCTTCAAGATGCTATGGATTTTTACATGCAAACCTGCCCGTCGGGTTATACAGACGGTATATCCGGAGGCTGCTTCTCCAATATGGATTTGTTACTCCTTGCGGATCTGTACAATGTCATGGGAGAGCATGGGCGAGCTGTGGAAACAATTCGTCGTGGTACTCGATGGCTTCAGGGAAGGTCGGACCAGAAATACTGGGACTTATGCGAAGATGACAGAGAGTATGATACGGAAGAGTGGCCACCTCGAGTTGTACCTGATGAAGGTAATGCTGTACCAGCAGGACACCATGATTTGGATCCGAATGCCAGACATCGACTGGCTGTGGCACGAATCAAAATGGGAGATATCGAAGAAGGAAAG CTCCACGCCAACTGTGTACTTTCTGAAGATGTTTTGGATTATTCAGTCTTGTTCGCAGAAATTGCGGACGCATATTTCGAGCGTGGAATGTTTGCTGAAGCAAAGCCTATCTACGAGCTACTAGGCGGCAACCTGGCA ACCACGAGTATCTATATCTTACTGCAGACCGCGGCTTGCATGAGAAACGTAGACGAACTACGGGATGCGGCCGAAGTCTACGAACAAG TGCGACTTGCTGATCCCACCAATAATGATGCTAAGATGAAGCTAGCTGAAATATACGAAATTATGAATGAACCACGAAAAGCACTAGACCTCGTTTACGAAG TCATCGATTCGCGCAAAAAGAAGGGAAAATCGACTGCAAGTAATCAACCAGAAGATCCAACCAATGCAAGCGGGACCTCGCTATTTGCTGAGGACAAAGTGACTTCAAAGACTAAAGGCACCTCAAATCGCGCCGCGCGGTTGACGCACGCACAGTTGAAAGAGTTAGAGATgcaaaaagagaaggaggtggTGAGAGGGTATCAACGTATGCGGGCCATTTGGGCTGCTATGCTAGCCGACGATCCAGACGCTGAACGAGAATGGATGATGGAGGCTGAAAAATTGGTAGACATGTTCCGAGAAACAAGGAATTTGTTTCTGACGAGCCGA AATAACCCATTTCGTGGcatgtttccgcgcagtcGGGCGCGGAAACAGCAAGTGGCAACTGAAGCAGACGAAGAACGAATGGCGTCTCGTCTTCAACTTGATCTTG AACGTGACAGTCTTGCACGTAAATCAGCCAAAAGTGGTGAAAAAGTTGTCGGAGTGAATATTTTCCGCGGAATATCATTTGATGATTGGTTGCGTATTTTCATGCAG TATTGCTTTATATTGACGAGACGGGGACAATACGATACCGCTGAGGAAATTCTTCGACACATCATGGTCTCAAATGCGTATCAAGCCAAAGAACGCCAGGACTCGATACGCCTTGCTCTCATCA CATGTGCTATTGCCGGTGAACGCCATGACATCGTCGTGGAACAAGCCAGGAAGCTGATAACGCATCATCAATTCAATAATGAGCCATTACGCATACTTATGTCATCGCTTGCGAGCGGTTTGCGAAGCACAGATGCGTTTATCACTTCTACCCTGCAGAAACACCTTTTCCGCGAAATGAAATTATCAGACACAGCAGCCAAAAATCCTGAAATATTGAAGTGGAATCCATTGAATAAGCGCTATGCTCCTACAGGACAAAACAAATCTGCAGAACCTGAGGATGACGATCAGGAAGATGACGCTCCTAGTGTCGACGACGTTTCCGTGTTGAATGACAGATCCGGCCTGCCTGAAATCCCTACTAAAGAGAACCCGGTGATTGTTGCTATCTACGGGCAGATCTGCGTTGCGGCGAAGAGCTATCAAAGCGCAATTT TTTACTTGCTTCTGGCTTATGACTACTGCCCCGATGACCCCATGATTTGCTTGTGCCTAGCTATTGCCTCAATTGGACGTGCAATGCAGCGGCAGTCCGACAACAGGCACCATCTTGTCATCCAG GCTATGGCCTTCCTTTCCAAATACCGAAAACTACGAGGGACCCATGACGCCGGAGTACGAGAAGTAGAATTTAACTTTGCTAGGACTTTTCATCAGCTTG GCCTGTATTCACATGCAGTCAAGCACTATGAACGCGTTCTTGAAATGGCTGAGAGACACGGT GATGACCTTTTCGCCCGGGAATCTGCGTACAACTTGTCTTTGATTTTCGTATTCACGGGAGCTACTCCTCTAGCAGACGCCTTGTATCGCAGATGGCTCTCGGTTTAA
- a CDS encoding putative 1,4-beta-D-glucan cellobiohydrolase B, protein MFPKTALLALTFGSVALGQLVGTYQAENHPALPFQRCTRSGCTTVSSGQVVLDSNWRWTHNKDGYTNCYTGNTWNTTICPDNKSCAANCAIDGADYSETYGITVSGNALTLKFVTTNANGKNIGSRVYLMNSDSKYELFKVLNQEFTFDVDVSNLPCGLNGALYFSEMDADGGLSKHPTNKAGAKYGTGYCDSQCPKDIKWISGEANAEGWTPSDSDANAGNGKYGTCCNEMDIWEANSISAAYTPHPCTKTGPYRCSGTECNTPTDRYGGICDPDGCDFNSYRQGDRTFYGPGLTVDTKKKFTVVTQFITSDGTSSGSLKEIRRIYVQDGKVIQNSKSTIAGVSGYDSITEQFCTDQKVAFGDTDSFKAKGGMAGMEAGLRNGMVLALSIWDDHHANMLWLDSTYPVDSTSPGAQRGSCPTTSGDPKDVEANSPNASVTYSNIKIGDIGTTYTGGSSGTTIGGGTTTTTSTAPGPTQTKYGQCGGIGWSGPTVCAPGSTCQSSNPFYSQCL, encoded by the exons ATGTTCCCAAAAACTGCTCTTCTCGCTCTTacttttggttctgttgccTTGGGTCAACTCGTCGGCACGTACCAGGCTGAAAATCATCCAGCGCTTCCCTTTCAACGTTGCACCAGGTCGGGATGCACTACTGTTTCATCTGGTCAGGTTGTTTTGGATTCCAACTGGCGATGGACGCATAACAAGGACGGCTACACTAACTGCTACACCGGTAACACTTGGAACACCACCATCTGTCCCGACAACAAGAGTTGTGCGGCCAACTGCGCCATAGACGGTGCCGACTACTCTGAAACGTACGGTATCACCGTCTCCGGAAACGCTCTTACCCTAAAATTCGTCACCACTAACGCCAATGGAAAGAATATTGGATCTCGTGTCTATCTCATGAACAGCGATTCCAAGTACGAGCTTTTCAAGGTTCTTAATCAGGAGTTTACGTTCGACGTTGATGTCTCCAACCTTCCCTGTGGTCTCAATGGCGCGCTTTACTTCTCCGAGATGGACGCCGATGGAGGTTTATCTAAGCACCCAACCAACAAAGCTGGTGCAAAGTATGGAACGGGTTACTGCGATTCCCAATGCCCTAAGGACATTAAATGGATCTCAGGAGAG GCCAATGCTGAGGGTTGGACCCCTTCAGACAGCGACGCCAACGCCGGCAACGGTAAATACGGCACATGCTGCAACGAAATGGATATTTGGGAGGCTAACTCTATCTCCGCCGCCTACACCCCTCATCCTTGCACCAAGACCGGCCCCTACCGCTGCTCCGGCACGGAGTGCAACACTCCCACGGATCGTTATGGCGGTATCTGTGACCCTGATGGTTGTGACTTCAACTCTTACCGCCAGGGAGACAGAACGTTCTACGGTCCTGGACTCACCGTTGACACCAAGAAGAAGTTTACCGTCGTTACTCAATTCATCACCAGCGATGGCACTTCGTCTGGATCACTCAAAGAGATCCGCAGAATTTATGTCCAAGACGGTAAAGTCATCCAGAATTCCAAGAGTACCATCGCCGGAGTTTCTGGCTACGACTCGATCACCGAGCAATTTTGCACTGACCAGAAGGTTGCTTTTGGCGATACCGACAGCTTCAAGGCCAAGGGAGGAATGGCCGGCATGGAAGCAGGCCTCAGGAATGGAATGGTTCTCGCTTTGAGTATCTGGGACGATCACCACGCCAATATGCTCTGGCTCGATTCAACTTACCCCGTCGACTCTACCAGCCCTGGAGCGCAGCGCGGATCATGTCCCACTACCTCTGGTGACCCCAAAGACGTCGAAGCCAACAGTCCAAATGCTTCAGTCACATACTCCAACATTAAGATCGGAGATATTGGAACCACCTATACTGGGGGATCTTCCGGTACGACCATTGGCGGAGGaactaccactaccacctcGACTGCTCCCGGACCTACCCAGACTAAATACGGCCAATG TGGTGGAATTGGGTGGTCCGGACCAACTGTTTGCGCTCCTGGATCCACTTGCCAAAGCAGTAACCCGTTCTACAGCCAATGCCTGTAA
- a CDS encoding Cytochrome P450 monooxygenase 75, whose product MVVITPGVDFIARSVASVGLFFGIVVNVHSVVASRLGYHAPTWAIVAGAIFSIPTLATLNIMGRKLYNMYQASRMGAQIVPEAQGKWPGNLDILLEMMKNFKTGYPGDGLVELLEKRGPVVNMRVMWSDTIFTASPEHIKTMLATDFENYVKGKRFIFNMESVLGTGVFNSDGEMWKFHRSITRPMFTRERISHFELFDRRSSQVVDKLRERLRQGYAVDFQDLMSRFTLDAATEFLFGSSVDSLTAGLPYPENATNVPTIQRTAKGDAANEFATAFLEAQNVISVRERFGWVWPLAEIAKDKSYQPMQVVNAYIDPIVKDALARKRSIPVEERGLKNGEHDTLVDNLVSVTDDPVVLKDEILNIMIAGKDTTASTLTFIFYFLSIYPEVMNRLRTEILDKVGPSRRPDYDDIREMRYLRAVINETLRLYPIVPFNIRESVKASTWKSSDPTQKPYFIPAGVKTAYSVFMMHRRKDLWGPDAEEFDPDRFLDERLKKYLSKNPFIFLPFNAGPRICLGQQFAYNEMSFIIVRLLQNFSSVELDPDSAPADAHPPKEWAQASGRKSIEKLFPKMHLTMYTNGGLWVKMTESDNINK is encoded by the exons ATGGTCGTCATAACTCCAGGTGTCGATTTCATAGCGCGAAGCGTAGCTTCGGTTGGCTTATTCTTCGGGATCGTTGTCAATGTCCACTCTGTAGTGGCCTCCCGGCTTGGGTACCATGCTCCTACATGGGCCATTGTTGCTGGAGCCATCTTCAGCATACCGACCCTGGCCACTCTAAATATCATGGGTAGGAAGCTGTATAACATGTATCAAGCATCTCGCATGGGTGCACAAATTGTACCTGAAGCTCAAGGAAAATGGCCTGGAAACTTGGACATCCTGCTGGAAATGATGAAGAATTTCAAGACTGGTTATCCTG GCGATGGTCTCGTAGAGCTGCTTGAGAAAAGGGGTCCTGTTGTGAATATGCGTGTGATGTGGTCGGACACCATTTTTACTGCATCTCCTGAGCACATAAAAACCATGCTAGCAACGGACTTTGAGAACTACGTCAAAG GGAAACGGTTTATCTTCAACATGGAGTCGGTTTTAGGCACAGGGGTTTTTAATTCTGATG GCGAAATGTGGAA GTTCCATCGATCAATCACAAGGCCTATGTTTACGCGCGAACGGATCAGTCACTTCGAACTCTTCGATCGTCGAAGTTCCCAGGTTGTTGATAAGCTTCGCGAACGACTTCGTCAGGGTTACGCTGTTGATTTTCAG GACCTAATGTCTCGATTCACATTGGACGCAGCTACTGAGTTCCTCTTCGGAAGCAGCGTTGACAGTCTCACTGCTGGGCTTCCTTATCCTGAGAACGCAACCAATGTCCCAACCATTCAACGAACCGCCAAAGGAGATGCCGCTAATGAATTTGCTACGGCCTTCCTAGAAGCACAAAATGTCATCTCGGTCAGAGAGAGATTTGGTTGGGTATGGCCACTTGCCGAAATAGCAAAGGACAAAAGTTATCAACCCATGCAAGTTGTGAATGCCTACATCGATCCTATCGTAAAAGATGCTTTGGCAAGGAAGAGAAGTATACCAGTCGAGGAAAGGGGTTTGAAGAACGGCGAACATGATACTCTCGTTGACAACTTGGTCAGTGTGACGGACG ATCCAGTGGTTTTGAAAGATGAGAT ACTGAATATTATGATTG CCGGGAAAGATACCACTGCTTCGACACTCACCTTTATTTTCTACTTCCTCTCCATATATCCAGAGGTGATGAATCGTCTACGAACAGAAATACTAGATAAGGTAGGCCCTTCACGCCGCCCGGACTACGACGATATCAGAGAAATGAGATACCTTCGGGCCGTCATCaatg AGACACTACGATTATACCCAATCGT GCCTTTCAATATACGCGAAAGTGTCAAAGCTTCGACGTGGAAATCGAGTGATCCAACTCAAAAACCTTACTTCATCCCAGCAGGAGTCAA GACGGCGTATTCTGTCTTCATGATGCACAGACGTAAAGACCTATGGGGACCTGATG CCGAGGAATTTGACCCAGACCGCTTCCTTGACGAACGCCTCAAAAAATACTTGTCAAAGAATCCGTTCATTTTCCTTCCATTCAATGCTGGCCCCCGAATTTGCTTAGGTCAACAA TTTGCATACAACGAAATGTcattcatcatcgtcagGCTTCTGCAGAACTTCTCAAGTGTTGAACTAGACCCCGATTCTGCTCCTGCCGATGCACATCCACCGAAGGAATGGGCTCAAGCCTCCGGAAGAAAGTCCATAGAGAAACTCTTCCCTAAAATGCATCTAACGATGTATACTAAT GGTGGTCTATGGGTCAAGATGACCGAGAGCGACAATATTAACAAATAA
- a CDS encoding Tetratricopeptide repeat protein 39A: protein MFSSLFSSLSLSTSTSTSSAAIDAEKTNKDADTISIDLDTDLDQDRAGSKDVKDKETVKVESVAMENNSTSVVLPLLPPIVMEPSSELGLGLGFEEGAVLVSSTSTPSSMPSPSLPPSSQSTDAPPTTIPSYTSRFGPSNSPPAAQQPYEPAEALGDIDAVSYALELFLLSRMRESEGYLVELEGGGDKGKEGSGGGEGNGMERLYVATGYGLIQCVKGLMSYDDADLLAGIAHTKHGNHIAGQHRKRAGFLGGGARLAGYVVSSFSSALSPTSPTSHPTSPNSPSATTSAGAPHASASTVQWIKSMTDVERHAELVYAESLFEKALLGIVYSGDWLAFIKEALNMRTTISIYRQLGAYLDHMDAVYAASQASPPSPSSKRLEDPSIDVHFRSGVLLGVGMCNIILSLMPGKLAALVELFGYKGDRQYGLECLMRAGGWGDTDRDGDEPGISAADEGVRRSICDMCLLIFHLVLSSFTFEGVDIAVASRVLKWNLKRYPNGVFFLFGAGRLALVRSRPADAIDYYTRAMHAQTQYRNLHHISYWEMAIAHLALWDVKRSLECWRELEREATWSKAIYSYGMAVCLLEYPTADPKEREKNKKEAVALMEKVPSLRQKIAGKSIPLEKLVARKARKFLSQKNRLAVPALEMAYVFQGIAHAPRRVIWTQMVQEVKGLLEACGWIDGCLSPGASTDTGLKEAKKRKEIEKAYSKTHGGGYWDDVCLGIFLRGVCMRYIAYPDPDADLDPNEDTKIQGMLDTETAAREAEASFRLVFTHGPQIELDHQLVYHAHYELARLFTAQGRVAEARHELELVLSGKHLEVGPAGKKARGRYSMENALVMRSGAALDCLGPERGD from the exons ATGTTCAGCTCGCTCTTCTCCAGTCTCTCACTCTCCACATCGACGTCGACATCGTCTGCTGCAATAGACGCAGAGAAGACGAATAAGGACGCCGACACGATCAGCATTGACCTGGACACGGATTTAGATCAGGATCGAGCGGGGAGTAAAGACGTTAAGGATAAAGAGACGGTTAAAGTGGAGAGTGTGGCTATGGAAAACAACAGCACCAGTGTAGTGCTGCCGTTGTTGCCGCCGATTGTGATGGAGCCGTCTTCGGAACTTGGGTTAGGACTGGGGTTTGAGGAGGGCGCTGTGTTGGTTTCGTCTACGTCTACGCCGTCCTCCATGCCGTCACCTTCATTGCCTCCCTCATCTCAGTCCACTGATGCTCCCCCGACAACAATCCCCTCTTACACATCCCGCTTTGGACCTTCGAACTCCCCACCTGCCGCGCAGCAGCCATACGAACCAGCGGAAGCTCTGGGGGACATTGACGCTGTGTCGTACGCGCTTGAGCTATTCCTGCTGAGCCGGATGCGGGAGAGTGAGGGCTATTTGGTTGAGTTGGAAGGCGGGGGTGataaaggaaaggaaggaagtggtggtggagaggggaatggaatggagagGCTGTATGTCGCAACTGGTTATGGGCTAATTCAGTGTGTGAAGGGTTTAATGAGCTATGATGATGCT GACCTCCTCGCGGGGATCGCGCACACTAAACACGGGAACCACATCGCAGGTCAGCACCGTAAGCGTGCTGGGTTTCTCGGCGGCGGGGCACGTCTTGCTGGGTACGTCGTATCATCGTTCTCCTCGGCTCTATCGCCTACTTCGCCCACCTCGCACCCTACCTCGCCAAATTCACCTTCGGCTACGACGAGCGCGGGTGCACCCCATGCAAGTGCCAGCACAGTGCAATGGATCAAGAGCATGACGGACGTCGAGCGCCATGCCGAGTTAGTGTACGCGGAGAGTTTATTTGAGAAGGCTTTATTGGGGATTGTGTACAGCGGGGACTGGCTCGCGTTTATCAAGGAGGC GCTCAATATGCGAACCACGATCTCGATATACCGCCAGCTGGGCGCGTACTTGGATCACATGGATGCAGTGTATGCCGCGTCGCAGGCTTCTCCGCCATCCCCCTCTTCCAAACGCCTCGAAGACCCATCTATTGACGTGCATTTCCGGTCGGGCGTCCTCCTGGGCGTGGGGATGTGCAACATCATCTTGAGCTTGATGCCGGGCAAGCTCGCGGCGCTCGTCGAACTGTTTGGTTACAAAGGCGATAGACAGTATGGACTTGAGTGTTTGATGCGTGCGGGTGGGTGGGGAGATACCGACAGGGATGGGGATGAGCCAGGTATATCGGCTG CGGACGAAGGCGTGCGTCGCTCGATATGCGATATGTGTCTGTTAATTTTCCACTTGGTGCTGTCCAGCTTTACGTTTGAGGGCGTCGACATCGCTGTTGCGAGTCGCGTGCTCAAGTGGAATCTGAAGCGGTATCCGAACG GTGtgttcttcctcttcggTGCGGGCCGCCTCGCACTTGTGCGCTCCCGCCCGGCTGACGCGATCGACTATTACACCCGCGCGATGCACGCGCAGACGCAGTACCGCAACCTGCACCATATCAGTTACTGGGAGATGGCGATCGCACATCTGGCGCTCTGGGATGTGAAGAGAAGTTTGGAGTGTTGGAGGGAGCTTGAGAGGGAGGCGAct TGGTCCAAAGCTATTTACTCGTACGGGATGGCCGTCTGTTTGCTCGAGTATCCGACTGCCGACCCgaaggaaagggagaagaacaagaaagaagCAGTCGCTCTCATGGAAAAGGTTCCTAGCCTCAGGCAGAAAATCGCGGGGAAGAGTATTCCGCTTGAA AAACTCGTTGCCCGGAAAGCACGCAAATTCCTCTCGCAGAAAAATCGCCTGGCGGTGCCTGCACTTGAGATGGCTTACGTCTTCCAGGGTATCGCGCATGCCCCGCGCCGCGTCATCTGGACGCAGATGGTGCAGGAGGTTAAAGGGTTGCTCGAGGCGTGTGGGTGGATTGATGGATGCTTGTCTCCTGGTGCCAGTACCGACACTGGATtgaaagaggcaaagaaaaggaaggagATTGAGAAAGCGTATTCAAAGACCCATGGCGGCGGGTATTGGGACGATGTCTGCCTCGGCATATTTTTACGGGGCGTGTGCATGCGGTATATCGCGTATCCG GACCCCGACGCCGATCTCGACCCCAACGAAGACACAAAGATACAAGGCATGCTGGACACTGAAACCGCCGCGCGCGAAGCCGAAGCCTCCTTCCGCCTCGTCTTTACACATGGCCCACAGATTGAGCTGGATCACCAGCTGGTGTACCACGCGCACTACGAGCTCGCGCGGCTGTTCACGGCGCAGGGGCGGGTAGCGGAGGCGAGACATGAGCTTGAGCTTGTGTTGTCGGGCAAGCATCTGGAGGTCGGTCCTGCGGGGAAGAAGGCCAGGGGACGGTATAGTATGGAGAATGCTCTGGTCATGAGATCTGGAGCGGCGTTGGATTGTTTGGGTCCGGAGCGAGGGGACTAA